From one Pseudoliparis swirei isolate HS2019 ecotype Mariana Trench chromosome 5, NWPU_hadal_v1, whole genome shotgun sequence genomic stretch:
- the c5h1orf210 gene encoding type III endosome membrane protein TEMP isoform X2 translates to MEASSSSLLSTATPTETHNVKCQVVRRYLASYRHTRLTETDTVSQCDPAGLEVEFDMHGGRGFNPRCIPAVSEEDDDGFIEDNYIPASERARAARAAENMEDTEEEMDEIEFRIA, encoded by the exons ATGGAAGCATCATCTAGTAGCCTGCTCTCCACAGCTACACCAACAGAAACACATAACG TTAAATGCCAGGTGGTCCGCCGCTACCTGGCCAGCTACAGGCACACCCGGCTCACGGAGACAGACACCGTCAGCCAGTGTGACCCCGCAG GCCTGGAGGTGGAATTCGACATGCATGGGGGACGTGGATTTAACCCTCGCTGTATCCCCGCCGTGAGCGAGGAAGACGACGACGGCTTCATCGAGGACAACTACATCCCGGCCAGCGAGAGGGCGAGGGCCGCGAGAGCGGCggagaacatggaggacacggaggaggagatggatgaAATTGAATTTAGAATCGCTTAG
- the c5h1orf210 gene encoding type III endosome membrane protein TEMP isoform X1: MEASSSSLLSTATPTETHNVTLASQTSKYKSHNWAFLVAVLVTAVSISVLIALLVKCQVVRRYLASYRHTRLTETDTVSQCDPAGLEVEFDMHGGRGFNPRCIPAVSEEDDDGFIEDNYIPASERARAARAAENMEDTEEEMDEIEFRIA; this comes from the exons ATGGAAGCATCATCTAGTAGCCTGCTCTCCACAGCTACACCAACAGAAACACATAACG TCACGTTGGCAAGCCAGACGTCGAAATACAAATCTCACAACTGGGCGTTCCTGGTGGCCGTCCTGGTCACCGCCGTCTCCATCTCCGTTCTCATCGCCCTTCTAGTTAAATGCCAGGTGGTCCGCCGCTACCTGGCCAGCTACAGGCACACCCGGCTCACGGAGACAGACACCGTCAGCCAGTGTGACCCCGCAG GCCTGGAGGTGGAATTCGACATGCATGGGGGACGTGGATTTAACCCTCGCTGTATCCCCGCCGTGAGCGAGGAAGACGACGACGGCTTCATCGAGGACAACTACATCCCGGCCAGCGAGAGGGCGAGGGCCGCGAGAGCGGCggagaacatggaggacacggaggaggagatggatgaAATTGAATTTAGAATCGCTTAG